The genomic window GGTCGATGGAATTCGTTCATCGGCATGGTCTGGCCTCCGAGGGGCAATGGATAACTGCTTCTCTTGGATTGAAAATGAAACCCAACATTTCGCAAGCTCTAAGTGATCAAGACTATCAAGTTGATGCCCGCATCTTTCTTCCCGATTACCCATTGAGAAAAAATCGTTGGAATTTACCGATATTGAAACATCTCCTAACTGCTACTTCCCGTTACAGCAAAGATTTCGACGTGGATATTTTTGAAGATCCTGCAGCCGTTTTTGTATTGTTGAAATATACTGATGGACCGAGCGATGACTTTGCTCCCCTTAATCTAGAATTAAATATCAATGTAGCCGCTAATTCCAAGGATGCGGGAGAGATATCAGAAAATGCCAATGAAGAATCTGATGATAAAGATCAAAAGGCGTCTCCGCCGGTATTCGAAAAAGTGACTTCGGATTTTAACTTGGTACGCTTCATCAAGACTGAGCAAGGGCTGGAGGTTGACAGGGGCTTTTCAGCTCAACTTTCTCAATCCTTGGAGGGAGCAATGTCACGAATCACCGCTGCAGCTATTGGAGACAACGGGGTTCTTTTTCTGGCAGGCATATCTGCAGACGGGAAAAGAAGTGTCCGGTTGGTAAAAACGAAGTGATCTCGGCTGATCTTCCTATTTGTGAGCGCCGCCAAATTCATCCGCAAGACAGGTTCACGCAAGAGTCAATGAAATCGAGTCCGCGCTCTTCATCAACATGTTTGCCTCGGATTTTTTCATAGATTGAAACTCTACGTTCAAAGCACTTTTCGCTGGCATCAGCAAAGGCCTCGTTAGCCGTCGCACCTCTTCCGATTATTGTGCCAACGTCTCCCGACTCATATTTGCACTGAAAAGTTTTTGGAGTTGAATTGGATGGATGGCCGTCGGAGTGCTCGCCTGCAGGTCGCGCTGCCGCTCGATAACTTGCGGCAAGAATCAGTAAGACCGAGAAAAAACCATAAATGTATTTCATTACAATGCTCCTCTTTATAGAGCTTTTGAAGAGCAAGAGCTAAGCCATAAGAACTTTACCTCAGCTTCGTAACTGGCTGAAAATATTGACTTAAATCGAATCAAAAAAATAATTAACCAAGCATCTATAGAATTTTGACCAGGATGACAAAATGGGCTTGCAGGTTGAATAGATCTTAAACATAGCTGCTGCAGAATGGCTCAGAAAAATATAAGACAACAAACTTAGTAAAGAGTGGCATGAGCGAGGCGAAAGGCGACGACGAGAAGGTGGCCATCTTTGATGTGACGTCGATTCCGAATAAGGTCAGCTAGATCAACCCAAACAAGAGGGGTGTTGGTTTTCGCTGGAAATGCGGAAGGGTCAACCTCGACGACAACGGGATAGACAATTTCAGGAGCTAAACCGGGAGTAGGGTGGTAGGCTCCGCCGAGACCATAGGTGCGACGAACCCTTAGCCCAAAATCACTTTGTACATGCGATTTAACGAATTCGATTCCAGATTCAAGAGTGGTGATCTCTTTAGGAATCCTCCATGCAGGATTGACTGCGATGTCGGAATAGCCCTCGTTTAATTGTATACCGGGTAAATTTCGCGTCTCAATTCCGACAAAAATATTATTTCCCATTCGAAAGCTGGGAATAACTGAGATCACAGAATTGCTGAACTTCTTAGGGACGATATATTCCCTTTCGGTTGTAAGGATTGTATTTCCCTGTTGATCAAAGTCAGAGAATTGCCCAGTTCGAACTTCAAGAAATTGACCAAAATTTCTAAGATCGACCTCTTGAAAGACTCGGGCCCTGCGTCGCGGAGACAGTACGTCAAAAGCAGATTTGATACGAGACTTTCGGTAGTCAGGGTTATCAATAAGACTAATCTCTTCTCCAATCCATAAGCCAATACTCTGTCTTTCATCAAGCAGAAGATTGTAGGTTGCAATCTCCATTCTCGAGTCGAGAATGGAGCCCGCCTGTGAAGCTCTTAAAAGTTGAGTGGCTTCGATGGGTCTTATCGCGCCTAATGAGGACAAGCCAGACTCATTTTTCTTCGGATAGTGGAGACTAAATTTTCGTTTTTTAATTGGAATTGCGACGGACGTGACTCTTTCAGTCACTAAGGCCGGACTCGTATAGAAAGTATAAGTCTGATCTGAACCTGCTCGCAACAACTGATCGGGTCCTATTCCCATGCGGCTTTGGAGTTCGCGTTCTATCTCTGCAGCTTGAGCCTGATCGTGCGTCCGAACAAAACTAAGGGGCTCAAATGAATAGCCCTTTGTGCTGGCCCCATTTAATAATTCATCTGATTTTACAGCAGTGAGAATGGGCCTCGGATAGGCTTGATGGCCATAAACGAAGAGCTGTCCCTTTCGCTTAAAGAATGGAAGTACATCAATTGTATCGTGGGGACGACCAACGACGTCATAGATTTCGCCAGTTCTTAGCTGCTGCATGGCTCTGACAGAAAGGAATTTAGGGTCTTTGGTCACCTGGTGACTTGTTTCATCTATTCGAGTCGCTTCGTCATCTCGAATTTTTTCGCCTACGATGACATAATTGGTGGCGGGAAAGGGAAGAGTTTTGCCATCCAAGGTTTGGAGGGAAAACTTATTTTTAAACCGGTTTGCTATGATCCATGGATTGAATATTGGAGAAGATAGGACCACCCGAAACCCTGCCTTTAGGAGTGCATTTTCAAATTCAGACTGAGAAAAATAGGTGTACTCTTCCTGGATTTCAGCAAAGTAGCTCTCTCGATAGTCTTTTCGAAGAATAAATTCGACAGCATCCCGATGGCTCATCCGATACCTTCGCCGTTGACTCTGCCCATCCTTGACGATCGGTGTGACTTGATAGGGGACGCCTGAATTTGGGTGTTGGCTATTTCTAAAATCAGTTGCAAATCGCTCGAATAATGCAGCAGTGGAGAGGTGCTCGCTATCGCCAATTTCAGTTCCATCATCAGTTGGCAAATCAAGAAAAACTTCAGCTGGTCCTGGAGACATAACAAAATCTCTAAGAATAAAAATATCACCATATCTGAGTTGTTTGTGAATTTCCCAAATAGCTTTCTTGACGTGAGATGTATCGAAAGGAGCCCCGTCTCCGTAACTCGTCAGGTGATGACCTACCGAAGACATAAAAACAGCGTTCAAGGAATTCGCAGGAAAAGCGGAATCTTCGGCATTTCCGACGAGAAAATCTAAATTTGGTAGAGCGTAGTGCTCTTTGGCGTGGTTCACCATTTTTTCATCAAGATCCACTCCAATGACTTGGGAATCTGGATACAAAAGAGCCAAATCCCTTGCGGCAACTCCTGATCCAGTTCCGAGGTCCACGATATGGCCAGGGTGTGCAAGGGCCGCAAAGGCGGACTTTTGAAGAGAGCTTTTCTCCATTTTCGCAATGTAGGCAGTTAAATCCTCATGGAGATGCGGTTTTGAATTTGCTGTGCTTTGCTTAGGAGTGCTCTGCTCTGATTTAACCTGCTCAGGTTTGCGCTGCTCAGCTTTGCTCCGGAGGATATTTCCTTCCTCTGAGATAACTCCGAGGCAGGTTCCTGCGTAACATAAATTATATGAGTAGAGAGATACCAAGGTTCCAAAATAAAGAAGGGTTTTGAGGTAGTTCATTTCTATTTCGTGGTCTGTAGGCTTTTGAAGGCCGTTGCGTAATAGAAAATCTGCTTGACCATGGAGAAGAGACCATTGGCACGGCTAGGCGAAAGATTGGAGGTAAAACCCAGATCCTTAATAAACTGCGGAGGAGTGGAAAGAATTTCGTCAGGTAAAGAGTTAGAATATACCCTTAAGAGCAGAGCAACGAGACCCCTGACAATCAGGGCGTCGCTGTCGGCTTGAAACTGTATTCTCCCATTTTCATCGGTGTAGGCATACAGCCATACCTGGCTCTGGCAGCCTTTTACTTTGTAATCATCCAGTCTCTTGTCTTCGGGAAATTCCGGAAGAGTTTTTCCTATTTCAATGAGGCGGCGATATTTTTCTTCCCAAGTCTGAATTTGGCTGAATTCCGCTTTCAATTCATCTTGGCGCGTTATCAAATCGACCATTGCTTATCTATACCTAGACAGAAGGTCTCGTCACGAATTACTTAGCGGCATCAAAAAAAAACGGAAATTCGGCCTCTATTTTATCGTGGCATGGACTCGATGGGAATCCTCATTGTCTTCAAGTGCTTCCAGCAGAGTCGAAACTTCAGTAAGTTGCTCTTCGCTCAGAGCCGTGTAGTTCTTTGCTTTGTAACTGAGCTCAGATGTTGTTATGCCCCAATTCCTTGATTGGAGAGCGGTTCGAATGGCATCCAATTCTTCGGGAGAACCATAGAAGCTATATCCTTCCTCTGGGTTTCCATCGACTTCGTTGGCTCCCGCTTCAATGGCCTCCTCTTCTGGATCTCCAATGTTTTCCTTTGTTCCCTCTACCAGACTCACTCGATCAAACATCCAAGCCACACTTCCAGTTTCTCCCATGTGGCCGCCGTACTTACGAAAGAGGTTACGGATTTCGGTAACAGTGCGATTTTTATTGTCAGTCTGACATTCAACCATGATTCCTACATTGTGAGGCCCATATCCTTCATAGAGAGTCTCTTCAAATTGGGCCGCATCCGAATCCTGTCCTGAACCTTTGCGAATAGCTCGTTCAATTGTGTCTTTTGGGCAACTTTGAGTTTTAGCTTGTGCGACAGCGAGAGACAATCGGGCATTGTACTGCGGGTCCGGCCCGCCAAGGCGAGCTGCAACTGAGATTTCGCGAGCTAGCTTTGTAAATAGAGCTCCTTTTTTAGCTGCGATAGCTGCTTTTGCAGGATTTTTCCAACTCTTTCCCATAATCGGCACCTCAGTGTTGTGGACTTTTTCAATTATAAATATCTATCAAAATTTTTCAAAAATTTTGTACAAAATACGCCTCATGAAGCTCCCATCATTGCGAGGTGAGTACAAAAAATCAAGTCTTCAGGGTTTTTCATTTGGACCCAAATAGCGCCATTGGCCTTCCTTTAAGTTCCCCAAGCGTATTTTTCCGATTCGCACTCGCTTTAAAGAAGCTACTTCCAGATTGACAAGCTGGCACATCCGCCGAATCTGACGTTTTCGACCTTCTCGCAAAACAAATTGGAGAAGACCTGGCTGGAGTTCTTTGACCTGCGCCGGTTTTAGTTTTCTACCGTCAAGCTCTAAGCCAAAAGCGAGCTGGGCTAACTTTTCGGAGTTGATTTGGCCACGCACTCGGACCAAATACTCTTTATCAATGGCACTTAGGGCGCCGATAACGGTCTTTGCGAGCACTCCATCTTGAGTCAAAAGAAGCAATCCTTTCGAATCAATATCTAGGCGGCCAGCGGAGGCGAGTCCTCGTCGATGAGAAGGGTGGAATTTATGCACACGGCGATTTTCACGTTCTTGATTTTCAGGTTCAATCAGGTCGGTCGCCAATCTGTAATCTTTTTCAGTGGGACTAGATAAATATCCAATGGGTTTATTCAAAATAATAGAAACTTTTTTACTGAGAGTTTGGGTCGCTTCTTTTTTCAGAACGATCTCAGCCTGTGGAGATACTTTTGTTCCCAGTTCGCTTATAATTTTTCCATCTGCAAGGACCCAACCCTTCGCAATGAGTTCGTCCGCCTCACGACGTGAGCAGATTCCGCGATTTGCCATGAGTTTAGAAAGGCGAATTGGTTCGTCGGTCATAGTTGATCCAGTGGGGAATTCACGTCCCATTTCGATGGGGTCAATATACAGATTTGGGTCGAATTATGGGTCATTCCAGGAATCTACGGGCTGAATTAGAAAAAATCATCAAATACTTTAATACATTGATTACAATTAACATTATCAGTGAATTTTCTAATCAAGGTGATGATTTGAAATGAAACAAAATGTAGTACGTCATAGGAAATCTGCAATTGTCCGGGTCTATAGCTTATTGGAACTCGTCCAAGCCTTTTCATTGGTGGCCGGGGTTTTGACAGTGCTGGGGGTTTTCATCTATTTGTTGGTGGCAAATACCTGAAGGTGGCCGGAAGGATAATTGCTTAGATGAGGGAGATCCCTCCATCGACGGTGAGGATGGAGCCCGTCGTCCACGATGCCCCCTCAGATCCAAGGAAATAAACACTTTGGGCTATTTCTTCGGGAGTTCCCACTCGTCCCAATGGCTGAAGTTTATCCATGTATTTTTTGTCTTCAGGAGACCACTTGCCATGGAGGGGAGTTTCAACAATGCCTGGTGCCACCGCATTCACGTGGATTTTTTTACTTGCCAACTCCAAAGCAAGGGATTTCGTCCAGTTAAGAAGAGCGGATTTGAGAGCCGAATAGCTGGAAGTGTTTTCTATTGGGTTTATGGCCAGATTCGAGGAGACATTAACAATGTAGGCTGGCGCAGCAGGGTACATCAGGGGCAGGAGGGCTTGGGTCAAGATGACGGGGCCAAGCAAATGCACATTAAAACTCTCCTGCCATTCGCTTCGGGTTGAGTCAACAAAGGGCGCTCTTTTGATCAAGCCTGCATTGTGAATAAGACACTTAAGCGTCTTGCCTTTTTGGGAGCTCAAAATATTCCGGCTGATTTTCTCTATTTGATCCAAGTCATTGAGATCACATGGAAATATCTGAGATTTTCCCTCGAGACATTGAGAAACTGTCTCCAATTTTTTTGGATTTCGACCCAGAAGCCAGACCTCAAAACCTTTCGAAGAATAGAGTTTTGCTATTTCTGTTCCTATGCCACTGCCTGCGCCCGTTACAAGTACACAGTTTTCCACGAATGAGCTCCTTAGGTTTTTCCCAGGGCCAGAGGTCCTGGTTTCCTCGCCCGATTTTTATATTGAGATTAGTATTAAGAATTCGAGCTCTGTCAAGGAATCCTGTGGGAATCCAAAAAACTCGTAGGAAAAGGACTTGGATGATCAAAGAGGTGAGGGTTTTTTTTATTTTTGGACTTAAAGTATTTCTTTTTTCATTGATCATGGGATTGATCTTTTTTGCTCGATATTGAAGACAGGAGTGACGGCAGATTGATTTTGGAACTAGGAAAAAGCCACGTCAAGGTGGCCTTTTCCCAAGTGGTGCTCACTATTATGCGGCAGGTTTATTTCGGCGAATGTAATTTTGATATTTTTTATCAAAATCTCTGGGTTTTTCGCCTTTCTTATTGATGAGTCCTTCCTTAAACCAAAGATAATGTTCTTCGCAGAAGTCCAGCCTCTCTATTTTCTTTCCACACTTTTCTACCAAGCATCTTGCTAGAACAGTTGGAGTTCCTGCACCCGAAGGGCCGTTAGATTCCTTATTTTCCTTTTTAGCCATGATAACTCCTTGAAATGGGCATCTATAGCTTCATTATCGGCTCTCTTTTCTCAGTGCTTTAATATGAGACCAAAGTGCGGGATTGTTTGGAACTTGGTTGCTGCAAAATAATTTAACAAAATAGATGGCTCATCTGGAAAGAGTTGGAGATGGGGTGGTACAGGGGATGCATTACCTTTGATGTAGAGCTCTCTCAATGACTGGGTGGCCCGTAAGGTGGAAACGTCTCAAAAATAGACACAAATGGGATTGAAATGTTTAAGATCGACCAAAGAAAATTGATTGTATTCACTTTAGGCATTGGGGTGGCGGCTGCCATGGCTTGCTTCACCAGTTGTGATGTCTACTCTGAAAACAATCTCTTTGCTGAATTGAAATCCAATTGTGTCGATACAAACGACTGCATTCACCAATCATCTGACTTTATGGAACTCAAGATTAACACAGAAAACAACTATCCCGTCGGTGTTAGTGATATAGAATTTGATGTGGCAGGTGATTGCAATGAGGGTGGCTTTGAACAGAACCTGGTTTTGTGGGAATTATTTCTTGATAACACGCTGATTCAGAGTTCACAGAACCTTGGACTTGGCACTACTTGCGTTTACGGTCGCTTTTCGACTCGAGTTAAATTACCAAGAGCGGGACTTCAGGATACAACTGGGGTTCGTCGAGAGCACCGATTGGATGTAGAGCTCATTGGAATAGACCCCAATGGTGAGCTATTTAAAAATCCACTTATGGCAAAAAAAAGCATCACGGTGAGTCCTCGGTGATAGCTTTGATCTCCAAAACGGCATCCTGTTCTAATCCATTTTTCTCGTGACTTTCTTGAACCTTCGTATTTGGTTCATTGTTTTCTTCTCCTCTGCGGTATTTTGCGAAGTATTCAGGAGCGACCCTATGAAGTGTTCGTTGCCAGGACGAGTTGAGCGAAGGGGTTTCGGAGGGAATTTCAATTCTACTCAAACTCACTTGTCGGAGGTAACTGGGTAACTGCATGGCTTTTAGCTGTCCATCTTGGAAGGGGGTTATGGCCGTGGCCTGTCCATTGAAACGCACAAAGAGGTGAATCGCATTGTCTTGAAGTAGATAGGATAAAAACTCATGAGCTTCGCTGTATCTTTGCGTGCTATCTGAGATTCCAATATAGGAAACCCATAAATTTGACTTATCTTCTGGAATCCAAAATACAGTCTTGTCAGTCTTGTCAGTCTTGTCAGTCTTGTCAGTCTTGTCAGCATTTGCGACGGAAAGAATCTCTGCGGCAGGGCCGTTAGGTATTTGAATCAGCAGGGCTTGTCCCGTCATCCAGAGCTGTTGTATGGATTGTGATGCAATTTTATACTGCGCTAAGAATTGATGAACCGTCGATTCTAAACCATCGGACCTTTCTTGATCAATGGTGTCAGGCGAAAGGAAACCGGTCTTTTGCATGAGGCTGAATAATTCCGTTTCTTGTGGCAAGACAAAAATTTTGCCTTTGAGGATTTGATTGTCGTAGGCCTCAGGAAGGCTTCTGGGAGGTGGGCCTGCAACCTCGGTATTCCATAAATATCCATTTATCCCCCAGGTGACAGGGAGCAAATATTCAAATTCAGGATCAATTGAAAGATTTGACAGATCAGCAGAGACCTTTGATATATCAGCCAGCAATTGAGGCTTGAGTTTGGCAAATCCCTTTGAACCAATTTGCTTGTTTGCCATATAGGAAAAGATCTGGATGAGATCGTATTTGTCTGGATGACCGACGATTTCCGCGAACAAAGCTTCGTCTGAATCCACTGAATATCCAAGGATCTGTAAACCAGATTTTAAAGTGAAATCAGAAAGAGCTTCAGGAGGGATAGTTCCTTTGCGATAAAGAAGTTTCAATTGAGTTCCGGAACGATCTTGATTTTTTATCTGACCTTCGATTTTACGTAGGCCCCACCAGGTTCCCATAAGAAATGAAAAAGGAACAATGAGCAAAAAAACTTTACCAAGCCAATTCATTCTCTCAGTTTAGATCTGATTTCCCAGCACGGCCAATCAGATTTCAAGATTAGCTGGATCGAAGTCGATTGAGATCTGAGCGCCTGCTGCCGGAATGTAGTCTCCATAAAATAAAATGCTGTTTGCTTCAGCATTGTAGGTCCAGCCACCAGACAAGGGCCCAGGGTTAGCGCTGAGGTTTGGTATACTCACACCGTTGATAGATACTACGATGCTTTCAGGAATTGGCAGTCGTTTTAGAAAGAATTGTGTTGAGAGCGTTAAAATATTTTCAGAAATCTTCTTTAATTCAACGGAGAAATCGCCACACAAACTTCCGACAACTCCACCTGAAGCTTCGGCAAGGCCCTGATTGCGAATGCCATATTGTTGACCGCCACCAGTGAGTTGACTCAGGCAATAAGCATCTTCATTTTTTATAACGATTGAGTTAACGCTAAAGCGTTTTGTAGCTCCAGAAGATCCGGTGAGAGTCTCAAGGTACTCCATATATTTTGTGATAGTGTGATTTTTGGCGCTGTTATATTTGACGTGAAGAGGGTCAGTGTACGCCAAATATTGATTTTTAATGTAGTCGCTACCATCGTGCGAAAAATCGTCTTCATCTCCAACAATGATGATTGCAAAAAAGCTATCGGGACGTAAGAGGCCGCTGTTTGAAGGATTGTCCATGGCAACTTTGAAGCTCTGAAGGGCGCGCTCATCGCCATAACCGGCGGTCCCAACCATAATATTATTGATGAATACATTGTTAATATCAGGTGTGCTTGGAGTGATAATTGAGGTGCCACCGGCAGATTTGAAGAGTGAGACGGTTGGGCTGCCAGTGAATAGCTGACGATAGGCATCGGTTGCAACTACCGCCATGCGGTAGTCAAATCCTCGAGAAGAGAAGTCATTGATAAAGCTTGAGAAGTTGTTAGCTACATTTACCTGGGAACTGTGCATGGATCCGGAATTGTCGACGACCCATAGCAAATCTATCTTTGGAGAAACGGCCCCCGAATTCTGAAAAAATATTTCTGAATCTGGAAGAAGAGAAAATGAGGGCGCGTTTTTCTCACACCCAAAACTACTTAAAAGAACGCCAGCAATGATAATGCTGTAGCATGCGCCTGTTCTTTTCATAAAAATGCCCCCTGTTTGGACCTGCGGCCCAATGAAATACGTCCAGCTTTTGCGGGAACTTGGTGGTGACAGGAGATTACATGCAACAGATACTCACTTATCGACCGATGTCCTGATTTCTGAAGCTCAACGCGTCAAAATTGCAATTGGCTCAAGTCCTCAGAATTTTTGGAATTACCCAGAAAGCCCTCAATTTGATACGTGCAACCGCTTGAATTTACTGAGTTAATAATTTTGAAATTTCTTGGGCGTCGTGATCAGCGAGCCATAGATATCTCAAATGAAAACAGAACAGATGATTTGAAGAGGGCTCTTTGAGTAGTTTCCCCTCTCAATCTGAGATGGTAAAGTACGTTTATGAAAAACAAAAAAATTCGTGTCGGGATATTATTTGGCGGAAAATCAGCAGAACATGAGATCTCTTTGCTCTCAGCACGTAACATAATAGATGAGATAGATAAGAGCAAATTTGAGGTCGTGATGATCGGCGTCGATAAAATGGGGCAATGGCATTTGGACGATTCAGCCAAACTGTTCCTATCGAGTCAGAATCCAAAGTTGATAAAATTAGACGTCAAGGGGCAGCTTGTTGCTGTTAATCCGGGCTCAGGAGAGGCCCCATTGGTCGCGAGCTCTCGAACGCCCTTAGATGTGGATGTGATGTTTCCAGTGCTTCACGGGCCAATGGGAGAGGATGGGACTGTCCAGGGCTTGCTGAGACTCGTGGACATTCCTTTTGTAGGCTCAGACGTTTTGGGCTCCGCTGTGGGAATGGACAAGGATGTGATGAAGCGTCTGCTTCGGGATTCGGGGCTCCCAGTTCTGCCGTGGATAACTTTAGATCGCCGTCGAAGCGCGGAGGAATGGGATTCAAAGAAAATTATGGAAGAGCTGGGTCCTCGAGTGTTTGTGAAGCCAGCGAATATGGGATCTTCCATAGGCGTGAACAAAGCGGAAAACCCAAAAGAATTAGATCGGGCTATTCATGAAGCATTTCGTTTTGACAACAAAGTTTTAATTGAAAAGGGAGAGATCGTCCGCGAGATTGAAATCGCGGTGCTAGATGGCAATCCTCCAATGGCATCGGTAGCAGGTGAGATTATTCCCAAGGGAGATTTTTATTCCTACGAAGCAAAATATGTCGATGAAAATGGGGCTGACCTCGTGGTGCCGGCGGCGTTAAGTTCGGCTCAATTAAACGAGGTTCAGGAGCTTGCTTTAAAAACCTTTCAGGTTCTCGAAGCGGCCGGTCTGGCGCGAGTGGATTTTTTTATGACTCAAGATGGACGCTTTCTGGTAAATGAGATCAATACGCTGCCTGGGTTCACAAAGATCAGCATGTATCCTACTCTCTGGAAAGCCTCCGGTGTTTCTTACGGTGAGCTCATCGAAAAATTGATCTATTTGGCTATCGATAGAGACAAGAAGAATCGAAGATTACAGACGGACTATTCTTCCAGAGACTGAGTGTCTCTAGCTGAGTTGAGTTTAGCTCAGCAAACCGCTGTCATCAATTAACTCGGCCAAGGCCAAACAGGGCAACACTCTTTCCGTAACAAAGAAATCCCTTGTGAAAGACTCCATATCTAAGACACCAACAAGGCTACCTTGCGAAGTCAGAGGCAAACAGAGTTCGCTTTTGACTCTTGAATCGCACTCATAATAGGTAAGAGCCTGGCTCAAGGCCTGATCCAGATCTTGAATGAGCGCGTGATGTCTGTTCATGTAGGTTGAACAATTGTTGCTTCTTCTTGCATAGTCATCGTTGAGAGGAAAGATTGCCCGACTTGGAGCGCCGAGATAACAGATTTTAACTAAAAAAGGAACGCTGGGATCATTTCCATAAAAATCATTAAGATAACTGGGAATGAGAAGATTCGCTTGTTCTTGATAAATACCCAGCCAATCGAGCTGACACTTTCCTTGAAGCCAGTGAAGACCCGAATAAAGGCGATTAAGACGAAGTTGGCTCTTCTCATTGAAGTGAAATACCCATTTCAAATCAAAAGGATGAGGTAGCATGTTCCATGAACAAGAGGAGTCGCCGGATATTTCGGGAACTCGGTACTCGTGTGGTGCCAAATGTAAGTTTTCATGCTCACGAAGAAAACTAGCCAAGTCTAAAGAAAGCTCATTGATTCGGCGGGTCCAGGTGAGATGCATCATTCCTGTTCCGCCAATATCTCTGAGAAGATTCTCGTTGATGTCCGTCAATTTTTTATCTCCGATAAAGGGTCAATTCAAATCCCCGTTTTTTCTCGAAGTCGCTTCGCGGATCGAAGCAGTACCAGTTTGGCCTTCTCAAAAAGATCTGCGGCTTCTTGTTTTGATCCTGCAAAAGCAGTAAATCCAATTTTTCCAAATTCGGGTAAGGCAGACAATAGGTGGAACTTGACACCTGTTCCAGTCTGCTTTTTGGCTTTCAATGATGGGTATTCCGGGTCTTTTTTAAATTCCACCCACAGGTCTTGTAAAGATAGATTCTGGAAAGTTTCTTTATCAACAAAGTTATCCGTCATTTTATAAAAAATAGGCTGACCTGTTTCTGAGGAGATAAAGGCCTTTCTGGTGGCATCATAGTTTGCGCGAAGCAATCTCGCTACTGTCTCCCAGGGGTGGGTTGTTCCGCCTTCTCTGATATTTGCTTCTCCAAAAATGAAGTCAATCTTCTCGTTGTTATTGACTTCAAAAAAATCCAATCCGATTCTTCCAACAACTCCGTAGCGAGCGAGAACTTCAGCGTATTTCACGGCATAGAACATGAGTTTGGATTCAAGCTCTATGTCTCCATAGGCGGGCTGAGAGGCTCCTTTGTAAACCGGGCCATCCATATCCTGCATATGAGTGGATAAGGGTACAATTTCACCGTTGGCCAGAATCTCAAGCTGCACACTTGGAGCCCGTGTGTGCACAATTCCGGATTCAATGACAACGCCAAATTCTTCTGCGCGCGAAAGAACATTTTTTAATTGAGAATTCCTCTCTGAATGGCGCTGGAGTAGTTCTAAAATTGCATCCCTGCGGTTTTTTTCACTGTCCTCAATGTCCATAGCCAGGACTATGTTTGAATCCTTGTTGTGCGCGCCGTCTGCATCTGTTGCGTTACGAAACTCGATTTTGATTATTCCCTGTCCGCTGGCTCCGTAGTTGGCCTTAATAAAGCAACTTCCTCTGCCCTTCATCTGGACATAAAGATCATCAATGGATTGCACAATCTCTTCTATGGTGT from Bdellovibrionales bacterium includes these protein-coding regions:
- a CDS encoding methyltransferase domain-containing protein; amino-acid sequence: MNYLKTLLYFGTLVSLYSYNLCYAGTCLGVISEEGNILRSKAEQRKPEQVKSEQSTPKQSTANSKPHLHEDLTAYIAKMEKSSLQKSAFAALAHPGHIVDLGTGSGVAARDLALLYPDSQVIGVDLDEKMVNHAKEHYALPNLDFLVGNAEDSAFPANSLNAVFMSSVGHHLTSYGDGAPFDTSHVKKAIWEIHKQLRYGDIFILRDFVMSPGPAEVFLDLPTDDGTEIGDSEHLSTAALFERFATDFRNSQHPNSGVPYQVTPIVKDGQSQRRRYRMSHRDAVEFILRKDYRESYFAEIQEEYTYFSQSEFENALLKAGFRVVLSSPIFNPWIIANRFKNKFSLQTLDGKTLPFPATNYVIVGEKIRDDEATRIDETSHQVTKDPKFLSVRAMQQLRTGEIYDVVGRPHDTIDVLPFFKRKGQLFVYGHQAYPRPILTAVKSDELLNGASTKGYSFEPLSFVRTHDQAQAAEIERELQSRMGIGPDQLLRAGSDQTYTFYTSPALVTERVTSVAIPIKKRKFSLHYPKKNESGLSSLGAIRPIEATQLLRASQAGSILDSRMEIATYNLLLDERQSIGLWIGEEISLIDNPDYRKSRIKSAFDVLSPRRRARVFQEVDLRNFGQFLEVRTGQFSDFDQQGNTILTTEREYIVPKKFSNSVISVIPSFRMGNNIFVGIETRNLPGIQLNEGYSDIAVNPAWRIPKEITTLESGIEFVKSHVQSDFGLRVRRTYGLGGAYHPTPGLAPEIVYPVVVEVDPSAFPAKTNTPLVWVDLADLIRNRRHIKDGHLLVVAFRLAHATLY
- a CDS encoding SufE family protein; this translates as MVDLITRQDELKAEFSQIQTWEEKYRRLIEIGKTLPEFPEDKRLDDYKVKGCQSQVWLYAYTDENGRIQFQADSDALIVRGLVALLLRVYSNSLPDEILSTPPQFIKDLGFTSNLSPSRANGLFSMVKQIFYYATAFKSLQTTK
- a CDS encoding YebC/PmpR family DNA-binding transcriptional regulator; this translates as MGKSWKNPAKAAIAAKKGALFTKLAREISVAARLGGPDPQYNARLSLAVAQAKTQSCPKDTIERAIRKGSGQDSDAAQFEETLYEGYGPHNVGIMVECQTDNKNRTVTEIRNLFRKYGGHMGETGSVAWMFDRVSLVEGTKENIGDPEEEAIEAGANEVDGNPEEGYSFYGSPEELDAIRTALQSRNWGITTSELSYKAKNYTALSEEQLTEVSTLLEALEDNEDSHRVHATIK
- a CDS encoding rRNA pseudouridine synthase; its protein translation is MTDEPIRLSKLMANRGICSRREADELIAKGWVLADGKIISELGTKVSPQAEIVLKKEATQTLSKKVSIILNKPIGYLSSPTEKDYRLATDLIEPENQERENRRVHKFHPSHRRGLASAGRLDIDSKGLLLLTQDGVLAKTVIGALSAIDKEYLVRVRGQINSEKLAQLAFGLELDGRKLKPAQVKELQPGLLQFVLREGRKRQIRRMCQLVNLEVASLKRVRIGKIRLGNLKEGQWRYLGPNEKP
- a CDS encoding SDR family oxidoreductase; translation: MENCVLVTGAGSGIGTEIAKLYSSKGFEVWLLGRNPKKLETVSQCLEGKSQIFPCDLNDLDQIEKISRNILSSQKGKTLKCLIHNAGLIKRAPFVDSTRSEWQESFNVHLLGPVILTQALLPLMYPAAPAYIVNVSSNLAINPIENTSSYSALKSALLNWTKSLALELASKKIHVNAVAPGIVETPLHGKWSPEDKKYMDKLQPLGRVGTPEEIAQSVYFLGSEGASWTTGSILTVDGGISLI
- the ddlA gene encoding D-alanine--D-alanine ligase, with the translated sequence MKNKKIRVGILFGGKSAEHEISLLSARNIIDEIDKSKFEVVMIGVDKMGQWHLDDSAKLFLSSQNPKLIKLDVKGQLVAVNPGSGEAPLVASSRTPLDVDVMFPVLHGPMGEDGTVQGLLRLVDIPFVGSDVLGSAVGMDKDVMKRLLRDSGLPVLPWITLDRRRSAEEWDSKKIMEELGPRVFVKPANMGSSIGVNKAENPKELDRAIHEAFRFDNKVLIEKGEIVREIEIAVLDGNPPMASVAGEIIPKGDFYSYEAKYVDENGADLVVPAALSSAQLNEVQELALKTFQVLEAAGLARVDFFMTQDGRFLVNEINTLPGFTKISMYPTLWKASGVSYGELIEKLIYLAIDRDKKNRRLQTDYSSRD